In Corynebacterium guangdongense, one DNA window encodes the following:
- a CDS encoding HAD family hydrolase — protein MQTTDTILAGRTAILFDYNGTLADDENLLEIAYGQSLVKLGLAPLAEGEYWALLGKSDPDISAALLAARSAAVSVDELLAVVSEVYLEAYRRDPRIGESTVEMVEKLHAEGVRMGVVTGTLRALIEPALVEAGIRHLLDPIVTIEDVSVGKPDPAGFLLGAELMGRDPAGILVFEDSRAGVAAAHAAGMTPRGVGAATGLDDAFTSMEQVATLVLGRES, from the coding sequence ATGCAGACGACGGACACTATTCTGGCGGGCCGAACCGCCATCCTCTTCGACTACAACGGCACACTCGCCGATGACGAGAACCTCCTGGAAATCGCCTACGGCCAGTCACTGGTCAAGCTCGGCCTCGCGCCGCTCGCGGAGGGGGAGTACTGGGCCCTGCTGGGCAAGTCCGACCCGGACATCTCCGCCGCGCTCCTGGCGGCCCGCTCGGCGGCGGTCAGCGTGGACGAGCTGCTGGCCGTCGTCAGCGAGGTCTACCTTGAGGCCTACCGCCGGGATCCGCGGATCGGGGAATCGACGGTGGAAATGGTGGAGAAGCTGCACGCCGAGGGCGTGCGCATGGGCGTGGTCACCGGCACGCTGCGCGCGCTGATCGAGCCGGCGCTGGTGGAGGCCGGCATCCGCCACCTCCTCGACCCGATCGTCACCATCGAGGACGTCAGCGTCGGCAAGCCGGATCCGGCCGGATTCCTCCTCGGCGCTGAACTCATGGGCCGGGACCCGGCGGGAATCCTCGTCTTCGAGGATTCCCGGGCCGGGGTCGCCGCGGCGCACGCCGCCGGCATGACCCCGCGGGGCGTGGGGGCCGCCACCGGTCTTGACGACGCCTTTACCTCGATGGAGCAGGTGGCGACCCTGGTTCTCGGGCGAGAGTCCTAG
- a CDS encoding GntR family transcriptional regulator — protein sequence MTVPAKPTPPHAFVYVTIANQLRESLAAGQFLPGDRLPSERELCEQFGVARMTVRKALDILHAEGVIERRRGRAGGTFVRHIPPTVEVTRMDGYLPQLRERGWDIQSRILAAGEIAADPEVAQALRIGEGDPVFNISRLRLIGGLPTLIENSYFPREGLPFLVEQDLTQSLYELLDAYHRRPVRKWDLITPVTPTEEQQDLLGVTRATLLLQLTRIAEDRSGTVVEYSRDVLRSDTARVIVSSGDVAGDPPGLISPRTLAREPGSPPAPSR from the coding sequence ATGACCGTGCCCGCCAAACCCACTCCCCCGCACGCCTTCGTCTACGTGACGATCGCCAACCAGCTCCGCGAGAGCCTCGCCGCCGGGCAGTTCCTTCCGGGTGACCGTCTGCCCAGCGAGCGCGAATTGTGCGAGCAGTTCGGCGTCGCCCGGATGACCGTGCGCAAGGCCCTGGACATTCTCCACGCCGAGGGGGTCATCGAGCGACGGCGCGGCCGCGCGGGCGGCACCTTCGTCCGCCACATTCCTCCGACCGTGGAGGTCACCCGCATGGACGGGTACCTGCCCCAGCTCCGGGAACGGGGGTGGGACATCCAGTCCCGCATCCTGGCCGCCGGCGAAATCGCCGCTGATCCGGAGGTGGCCCAGGCGCTGCGGATCGGGGAGGGGGATCCGGTCTTCAACATCTCCCGGCTCCGCCTCATCGGGGGCCTGCCCACGCTGATCGAGAACTCCTATTTCCCGCGGGAGGGTCTTCCCTTCCTGGTCGAGCAGGACCTCACCCAGTCGCTCTACGAGCTCCTGGACGCGTACCACCGCCGCCCGGTCCGGAAATGGGATCTCATCACGCCGGTGACGCCGACGGAGGAGCAGCAGGATCTCCTCGGCGTCACCCGCGCCACCCTGCTGCTGCAGCTGACGCGGATCGCCGAGGACCGGTCGGGCACGGTGGTGGAGTATTCCCGGGACGTCCTCCGTTCCGACACGGCCCGGGTCATCGTGTCCTCGGGCGACGTCGCCGGGGACCCGCCGGGGCTGATCTCCCCTAGGACTCTCGCCCGAGAACCAGGGTCGCCACCTGCTCCATCGAGGTAA
- a CDS encoding sulfite exporter TauE/SafE family protein, translating to MSVTLVAVVLLSVVVGLSLGLMGGGGSILTVPLLTYVAGMDPKEAIAASLFVVGATSAVSALAHARQGNVRWRTGLTFGAASMVGAFLGGLAGGHIPGMILMVAFAVMMIATAAAMLRGRSNKGGAGEPRKLPLGKILLEGLVVGLVTGLVGAGGGFLVVPALALLGGLSMPAAVGTSLVVITMKSFAGLAGYLTTVSLDWPLVLGVTAAALVGAVIGARLTSVVPEKALRKGFGVFVLVMGFIVLFQELPAPWNTVVVGAGAILAVIVGLGWFVRRKSTPNHEKAKVTA from the coding sequence ATGAGCGTCACTCTCGTCGCAGTAGTCCTTCTGTCCGTCGTGGTCGGCCTCAGCCTGGGGCTGATGGGCGGCGGCGGATCCATCCTCACCGTCCCACTGCTGACCTACGTCGCCGGGATGGACCCGAAGGAAGCCATCGCGGCCTCCCTCTTCGTGGTCGGCGCCACCTCCGCGGTCAGCGCCCTGGCGCATGCCCGGCAGGGCAACGTCCGCTGGCGCACCGGCCTGACCTTCGGCGCCGCCTCGATGGTCGGCGCCTTCCTCGGCGGCCTGGCCGGTGGCCACATCCCCGGCATGATTCTCATGGTTGCCTTCGCCGTCATGATGATCGCCACGGCCGCGGCCATGCTGCGGGGCCGCTCCAACAAGGGGGGCGCCGGCGAACCCAGGAAACTTCCCCTAGGCAAGATCCTCCTCGAGGGCCTGGTCGTCGGCCTGGTCACCGGTCTGGTCGGCGCGGGCGGCGGATTCCTGGTGGTCCCGGCGCTGGCGCTGCTCGGCGGCCTGTCGATGCCGGCCGCGGTGGGCACCTCCCTGGTGGTCATCACCATGAAGTCCTTCGCCGGGCTGGCCGGCTACCTGACCACCGTCAGCCTGGACTGGCCGCTGGTGCTCGGCGTCACCGCCGCCGCCCTGGTCGGCGCCGTGATCGGCGCCCGCCTGACCTCGGTGGTGCCGGAGAAGGCGCTGCGCAAGGGATTCGGCGTCTTCGTCCTGGTGATGGGCTTCATCGTCCTCTTCCAGGAGCTGCCTGCGCCGTGGAACACCGTCGTGGTCGGCGCCGGCGCCATCCTCGCCGTGATCGTCGGCCTCGGCTGGTTCGTTCGTCGGAAGTCCACGCCGAATCACGAAAAGGCGAAGGTCACCGCCTAG
- a CDS encoding rhodanese-like domain-containing protein: protein MTNPAITALQPADLKERLANDEKIMVIDVRTPAEFETVHIKGAYNVPLSMLSEHTKEFAGRFADGAVLVCQSGARAEQARERLAAVGLETTTILAGGTDAYEKAGGDVVRGNQRWDMNRQVRMGAGSLVLAGFVGSRVVSRPVGFLSAAVGAGLVWSAVSNSCMMATVLSKAPWNKASVNPTLEATVRNIPTATGSVTVS from the coding sequence ATGACTAACCCGGCCATCACCGCACTGCAGCCCGCCGACCTCAAGGAGCGTCTCGCCAACGACGAAAAGATCATGGTGATCGACGTCCGTACGCCGGCCGAGTTCGAGACCGTCCACATCAAGGGCGCCTACAACGTCCCGCTCTCGATGCTCTCCGAGCACACCAAGGAGTTCGCCGGCCGCTTCGCCGACGGCGCCGTCCTGGTCTGCCAGTCCGGCGCCCGCGCCGAGCAGGCCCGCGAGCGCCTCGCCGCGGTCGGCCTGGAAACCACCACCATCCTCGCCGGCGGCACCGACGCCTACGAGAAGGCCGGCGGCGACGTCGTCCGCGGCAACCAGCGGTGGGACATGAACCGGCAGGTCCGCATGGGCGCGGGATCCCTGGTGCTGGCAGGTTTCGTCGGCTCCCGCGTGGTCTCCCGCCCGGTCGGATTCCTCTCCGCCGCCGTCGGCGCGGGCCTGGTCTGGTCCGCCGTCAGCAACTCCTGCATGATGGCGACCGTCCTGTCCAAGGCCCCCTGGAACAAGGCGAGCGTGAACCCGACCCTCGAGGCCACCGTCCGCAACATTCCGACCGCCACCGGCTCCGTCACCGTCTCCTAA
- a CDS encoding MBL fold metallo-hydrolase: MLLHRFYDEDLAQASYFIGCQAQNTAVVVDPRRDITDYLELAEHHGMKIVAVTETHIHADYLSGTRELAAATGATIYVSGEGDEDWQYGFEGERLHDRDTITIGNITIQARHTPGHTPEHLSFLITDGAFADEPGYMLSGDFVFSGDLGRPDLLDEAAGGVDTRFGGAKQIFRSLKEVFLELPDHVQVYPAHGAGSACGKALGALPSTTVGYERAYAWWAEYLKNDDEQGFVDELLDGQPDAHAYFGRMKRQNKTGPAVLGYPLAPLPEFTGADIAAEVESGEKIIVDTRHHSEVHQGTVVGSVNVPGLGKAASYVAWVFDPETTDADAGLVVLARDEAEAAQYRDHFIRVGVDETVGFVTSFDGLPTYQPAVISQDELEGHERAMLLDLRNKTEFADGHIPGAHQLSGGRVLWNLGELPAKDETIVSYCQSGVRNSVAASALRRKGYDVVELEGSYLGWLNHNNK; encoded by the coding sequence TTGCTGCTGCACCGTTTCTATGACGAGGACCTTGCCCAGGCCAGCTACTTCATTGGCTGCCAGGCCCAGAACACCGCCGTCGTCGTCGACCCCCGGCGCGACATCACCGACTACCTGGAGCTCGCGGAGCACCACGGCATGAAGATCGTCGCCGTCACCGAGACCCACATTCACGCGGACTACCTCTCCGGCACCCGCGAGCTGGCCGCCGCCACCGGCGCCACGATCTACGTCTCCGGCGAGGGCGACGAGGACTGGCAGTACGGCTTCGAGGGTGAGCGCCTCCACGACCGTGACACCATCACCATCGGCAACATCACCATCCAGGCGCGCCACACCCCGGGCCATACCCCGGAGCACCTCTCCTTCCTCATCACCGACGGCGCCTTCGCGGACGAGCCGGGCTACATGCTCTCCGGCGATTTCGTCTTCTCCGGTGACCTCGGCCGCCCGGACCTGCTCGACGAGGCCGCCGGCGGCGTCGACACCCGCTTCGGCGGCGCGAAGCAGATCTTCCGGAGCCTCAAGGAGGTCTTCCTCGAGCTCCCGGATCACGTCCAGGTCTACCCCGCCCACGGCGCCGGTTCCGCCTGCGGCAAGGCGCTGGGCGCACTGCCCTCGACCACCGTCGGCTACGAGCGCGCCTACGCCTGGTGGGCGGAGTACCTGAAGAACGACGACGAGCAGGGCTTCGTCGACGAGCTTCTCGACGGCCAGCCGGACGCCCACGCCTACTTCGGCCGCATGAAGCGCCAGAACAAGACCGGCCCGGCCGTGCTCGGCTACCCGCTGGCCCCGCTGCCGGAGTTCACCGGCGCCGACATCGCCGCCGAGGTCGAGTCCGGCGAGAAGATCATCGTCGACACCCGCCACCACAGCGAGGTCCACCAGGGCACCGTCGTCGGCTCCGTCAACGTCCCGGGCCTGGGCAAGGCCGCCAGCTACGTCGCCTGGGTCTTCGACCCGGAGACCACTGACGCCGACGCCGGCCTGGTCGTCCTGGCCCGCGACGAGGCGGAGGCCGCGCAGTACCGCGACCACTTCATCCGCGTCGGGGTCGACGAGACCGTCGGCTTCGTCACCTCCTTCGACGGCCTGCCGACCTACCAGCCCGCCGTCATCTCCCAGGACGAGCTCGAGGGCCACGAGCGCGCGATGCTCCTGGACCTGCGCAACAAGACCGAGTTCGCCGACGGCCACATCCCGGGCGCCCACCAGCTCTCCGGCGGCCGCGTCCTGTGGAACCTGGGCGAACTGCCCGCCAAGGACGAGACCATCGTCAGCTACTGCCAGTCCGGTGTCCGCAACTCCGTCGCCGCCTCCGCGCTGCGCCGCAAGGGCTACGACGTCGTCGAGCTCGAGGGCAGCTACCTCGGCTGGCTCAACCACAACAACAAGTAA
- a CDS encoding sugar phosphate isomerase/epimerase family protein: MWTISGFADEISRDLDEQIALLNALNIRFVEFRSAWGTKVLDLSEEQLATAKAKLDEAGIRLSSVGSDLGKIQITDPFEGHLERTRHGVKVAKFFGAKYIRLFSFFIPEGEDADQYRDEVLRRTREMVALAEAGGVTLLHENEKGIYGDIPRRVADLMSSVDSPHYRAIFDPANYVQSGAKPVDEAYPLVKEYVDYIHVKDATTPTAEHPIGLITPAGQGDGQFQELFATLKEDGFDGFFSIEPHLGDFDEFGGLCGPDLWTDAHTALIDLFTQTDVEWA, translated from the coding sequence ATGTGGACCATTTCCGGATTTGCCGATGAAATCTCCCGCGACCTCGACGAACAGATCGCCCTCCTGAATGCGCTGAACATCAGGTTCGTCGAGTTCCGCAGCGCCTGGGGGACCAAGGTTCTCGACCTCTCCGAGGAGCAGCTCGCCACCGCCAAGGCCAAGCTCGACGAGGCCGGGATCCGGCTCTCCTCCGTCGGCTCCGACCTGGGCAAGATCCAGATCACCGACCCCTTCGAGGGGCACCTGGAGCGCACCCGTCACGGCGTGAAGGTGGCCAAGTTCTTCGGCGCGAAGTACATCCGCCTGTTCTCCTTCTTCATCCCGGAAGGGGAGGACGCCGACCAGTACCGCGACGAGGTGCTGCGCCGCACCCGCGAGATGGTCGCCCTGGCCGAGGCCGGTGGCGTCACCCTCCTGCACGAGAACGAGAAGGGCATCTACGGCGACATTCCGCGCCGCGTCGCCGACCTCATGTCCTCCGTCGACTCCCCGCACTACCGCGCGATCTTCGATCCGGCCAACTACGTCCAGTCCGGAGCCAAGCCGGTCGACGAGGCCTACCCGCTGGTCAAGGAGTACGTCGACTACATCCACGTCAAGGACGCCACCACCCCCACCGCCGAACACCCGATCGGCCTGATCACCCCGGCCGGCCAGGGCGACGGCCAGTTCCAGGAACTCTTCGCCACGCTCAAGGAGGACGGCTTCGACGGCTTCTTCTCCATCGAGCCACACCTCGGCGACTTCGACGAGTTCGGCGGCCTGTGCGGCCCGGATCTGTGGACCGACGCCCACACCGCGCTGATCGACCTGTTCACCCAGACCGACGTCGAGTGGGCGTAA
- a CDS encoding Gfo/Idh/MocA family protein, producing MTRAAIVGCGDVSVVHVEALEALSEPLGIELVAVADTDPAAAQKLAERAGVPAYASLTELLERARPDVVHITTPHDRHIDLALEALAAGVHVVLEKPLANEIAEAERLIEWLDAHPGHPKIAVCYQNRYNASAQALRGLLDSGELGDVHGAYASVVWTRTPGYYTDKPWRGQQVRSGGGLLMNQAIHTLDLIQWFLGEVTAVQGRVSTDKYGDVVDVEDTAHAYLTHGTGPTTTFYGTLTAPRHRPVELELECENARVILCDGLQVLWPDGRVDTYPERTAASGGRSYWGVSHELLIRDFYERLGEPEPFWISPREAMASLSIAKSIYDSSALAMAPGRGTTA from the coding sequence ATGACCAGAGCAGCCATCGTCGGATGCGGCGACGTCTCCGTCGTCCATGTTGAAGCGCTCGAAGCACTGTCCGAGCCGCTGGGCATCGAGCTCGTCGCCGTCGCCGACACCGACCCGGCCGCGGCGCAGAAGCTCGCCGAGCGCGCCGGGGTTCCGGCCTACGCCAGCCTGACCGAACTTCTTGAGCGGGCCCGACCGGACGTCGTCCACATCACCACCCCCCATGACCGGCACATCGACCTCGCCCTCGAGGCCCTGGCCGCCGGCGTCCACGTCGTGCTGGAGAAGCCGCTGGCCAACGAGATCGCCGAGGCCGAGCGCCTGATCGAGTGGCTGGACGCGCACCCCGGACACCCGAAGATCGCGGTCTGCTACCAGAACCGCTACAACGCCTCCGCGCAGGCGCTGCGCGGCCTCCTCGATTCCGGCGAGCTCGGCGACGTCCACGGCGCCTACGCCTCGGTGGTGTGGACCCGCACCCCCGGCTACTACACCGACAAACCCTGGCGCGGGCAGCAGGTCCGCTCCGGCGGCGGACTGCTAATGAACCAGGCCATCCACACCCTGGACCTCATTCAGTGGTTCCTCGGCGAGGTCACCGCCGTGCAGGGCCGGGTCAGCACCGACAAGTACGGCGACGTCGTCGACGTGGAGGACACCGCGCACGCCTACCTCACCCACGGCACCGGGCCGACCACCACGTTCTACGGCACGCTGACCGCGCCGCGCCATCGCCCGGTGGAGCTCGAGCTGGAATGCGAGAACGCCCGCGTCATCCTGTGCGACGGGTTGCAGGTGCTGTGGCCCGACGGACGGGTCGACACGTACCCCGAGCGCACCGCCGCCTCCGGGGGGCGCAGCTACTGGGGAGTGAGCCACGAGCTGCTCATCCGCGACTTCTACGAACGCCTCGGGGAGCCGGAACCCTTCTGGATTTCGCCCCGGGAGGCGATGGCCTCGTTGTCCATCGCGAAATCGATCTACGACTCCTCTGCCCTGGCCATGGCGCCGGGGCGGGGCACAACTGCATAA
- a CDS encoding Gfo/Idh/MocA family protein encodes MSDKVRLGIIGLGAEGTMYADFLKEERVGNMEIGAICDILPEKKTAAEEYGVPFYEDYQEMITSGDVDAIVTTVPHYLHPEMGIYALDNGVHALVEKPVGVYTKQATELIEFAKSTPELKFGVFFNQRTNQLYKDIKAIMDSGELGKLRHTSWLITNWWRPQGYYNQSDWRATWGGEGGGVLVNQAPHQLDLWQWICGVPESVFAKAQYGFRRDIVVEDEVNALVSFADGATGTFITATHDMVGTDRLEILCDKGKIVVENSKDVTIWRLHEDEQVLSNDMDMDMVKKLFTGKVDLNDYMSTETKSYESVWGEQHCEVMRNFAAAVQGEEELLAPGGDGINGVRLANGIHLSSWTGQEVSLSDFDEETYLAELNKRIREEGKFEERN; translated from the coding sequence ATGAGCGACAAGGTTCGTCTCGGAATCATCGGCCTCGGTGCGGAGGGCACCATGTACGCGGACTTCCTCAAGGAGGAGCGCGTCGGGAACATGGAGATCGGCGCCATCTGCGACATCCTCCCGGAGAAGAAGACCGCCGCCGAGGAGTACGGCGTCCCCTTCTACGAGGACTACCAGGAGATGATCACCTCCGGTGACGTCGACGCGATCGTCACCACCGTCCCGCACTATCTCCACCCGGAGATGGGCATCTACGCCCTGGACAACGGCGTCCACGCCCTCGTCGAGAAGCCCGTCGGCGTCTACACGAAGCAGGCCACTGAACTCATCGAGTTCGCCAAGTCCACGCCGGAGCTGAAGTTCGGCGTCTTCTTCAACCAGCGCACCAACCAGCTCTACAAGGACATCAAGGCCATCATGGACTCCGGCGAGCTGGGCAAGCTGCGCCACACCTCCTGGCTCATCACCAACTGGTGGCGCCCCCAGGGCTACTACAACCAGTCCGACTGGCGCGCCACCTGGGGCGGCGAGGGCGGCGGCGTCCTGGTCAACCAGGCCCCGCACCAGCTCGACCTGTGGCAGTGGATCTGCGGCGTCCCGGAGTCCGTCTTCGCCAAGGCGCAGTACGGCTTCCGCCGCGACATCGTCGTCGAGGACGAGGTCAACGCCCTGGTCTCCTTCGCCGACGGCGCCACCGGCACCTTCATCACCGCCACCCATGACATGGTCGGCACCGACCGTCTCGAGATCCTCTGCGACAAGGGCAAGATCGTCGTCGAGAACTCCAAGGACGTCACCATCTGGCGCCTCCACGAGGACGAGCAGGTGCTGTCCAATGACATGGACATGGACATGGTCAAGAAGCTGTTCACCGGCAAGGTCGACCTCAACGACTACATGAGCACCGAGACCAAGAGCTACGAATCCGTCTGGGGCGAGCAGCACTGCGAAGTCATGCGCAACTTCGCGGCCGCCGTCCAGGGCGAGGAGGAGCTGCTGGCTCCGGGCGGCGACGGCATCAACGGCGTCCGCCTGGCCAACGGCATCCACCTGTCCTCCTGGACCGGCCAGGAAGTCTCGCTGAGCGATTTCGACGAGGAGACCTACCTCGCGGAGCTGAACAAGCGCATCCGTGAAGAGGGCAAGTTTGAGGAGCGTAACTAA
- a CDS encoding sugar phosphate isomerase/epimerase family protein, translated as MADIGVQLMMLKDQVAADGMYPVLEKLKDMNIASVEVSQIPMTEENTAALERGVTELGIKVGALSVALEAGALSGADSLEADYDKILADCRRLDVRFLRIGMMPFEAMVSQEATEAWAAKVEPYAARLKEDGVTLCYHNHHVDLHKYDNGERIFDVVRRVAPNLHFEVDLHWVQRGGMAPLDMLKAYAGVCKLIHVKDYRVTSLPQEAIDLMTAGKIMEGYEKFVNIIEFAEVGQGNMNWPDLLPASVEAGAEFFFIEQDMTYGRDPYDCIRDSREYLTSIGW; from the coding sequence ATGGCTGACATCGGCGTGCAGTTGATGATGCTCAAGGACCAGGTCGCCGCCGACGGCATGTACCCGGTTCTGGAGAAGCTCAAGGACATGAACATCGCCTCCGTCGAGGTGTCCCAGATCCCGATGACCGAGGAGAACACGGCCGCCCTCGAGCGCGGCGTCACGGAGTTGGGCATCAAGGTCGGCGCCCTCTCCGTCGCCCTGGAAGCCGGCGCCCTCAGCGGCGCAGACTCCTTGGAGGCGGACTACGACAAGATCCTCGCCGATTGCCGACGCCTCGACGTCCGCTTCCTGCGCATCGGCATGATGCCCTTCGAGGCGATGGTCTCCCAGGAAGCCACCGAAGCCTGGGCCGCCAAGGTCGAGCCCTACGCCGCCCGCCTCAAGGAGGACGGCGTCACCCTGTGCTACCACAACCACCACGTCGACCTGCACAAGTATGACAACGGCGAGCGGATCTTCGACGTCGTCCGCCGGGTGGCCCCCAACCTCCACTTCGAGGTCGACCTCCATTGGGTCCAGCGCGGCGGGATGGCCCCGCTGGACATGCTCAAAGCCTATGCGGGCGTGTGCAAGCTCATCCACGTGAAGGACTATCGCGTGACCTCCCTGCCGCAGGAGGCCATCGACCTGATGACCGCCGGCAAGATCATGGAAGGTTACGAGAAGTTCGTCAACATCATCGAATTCGCCGAGGTCGGCCAGGGCAACATGAACTGGCCCGATCTGCTGCCCGCCTCCGTCGAGGCCGGCGCCGAGTTCTTCTTCATCGAGCAGGACATGACCTACGGCCGCGACCCCTACGACTGCATCCGCGACTCCCGCGAGTACCTGACGTCGATCGGCTGGTAA
- a CDS encoding MFS transporter, producing MSIKSPESPTTSPRSVRPFGMRDRVGYMFGDFGNDFTFILQSSFFMIFYTNVVGIQPAHVGALLLGARVIDGFTDVGMGILVDRLPNNKVGQKFKRWVKWIAIPVAVASALMYMSFVSDFDSYGAKMAWMIATYFLWGSLCYTAINIPYGSMASVISNDPTERSQLSVWRSTGGTLANLAISTLLPLFVYVTNEAGVSILSGPRMTIAAVVCSVLAVICYAILYVSVEERIVEDPKVQKETVGLGKMLQSVFSNRALLGLIAAALLLLLSMMFLMGMLGYVFLTWFGEGRLQSPASLAGMLPALTLIVLAPWLAKRFGKAETAAVAMFIGGAVLLVAYFLKIENPWVWIGFYAVAMFAISVFNYLVWAFITDVIDYQEVRTGTRDDGTVYAVYSWARKLGQAAAGGLIGVALGWIGFDSAIAADGGAQPQEAIDGIYMLVNVLPGVGCILVALSLIFLYPLKKGLVEKNVALLAARRGEEVPESVR from the coding sequence ATGTCCATCAAGAGCCCGGAGTCCCCGACGACCTCCCCCCGCAGCGTGCGGCCATTCGGCATGCGCGACCGCGTCGGCTACATGTTCGGTGACTTCGGCAACGACTTCACCTTCATCCTGCAGTCCAGCTTCTTCATGATCTTCTACACCAACGTGGTGGGCATCCAGCCCGCTCACGTCGGCGCCCTCCTCCTCGGCGCGCGCGTCATCGACGGTTTCACGGACGTGGGCATGGGCATCCTGGTCGACCGTCTGCCCAACAACAAGGTCGGTCAGAAGTTCAAGCGCTGGGTGAAGTGGATCGCCATCCCCGTCGCCGTCGCCTCCGCCCTGATGTACATGTCCTTCGTCTCCGACTTCGACAGCTACGGCGCGAAGATGGCCTGGATGATCGCCACCTACTTCCTGTGGGGCTCCCTCTGCTACACCGCGATCAACATCCCCTACGGCTCCATGGCCTCGGTCATCTCCAACGACCCGACCGAGCGTTCCCAGCTCTCCGTCTGGCGCTCCACCGGCGGCACCCTCGCCAACCTGGCCATTTCCACGCTTCTGCCCCTGTTCGTCTACGTCACCAACGAGGCCGGCGTCTCCATTCTCTCCGGCCCCCGCATGACCATCGCGGCGGTCGTCTGCTCCGTCCTGGCCGTCATCTGCTACGCCATCCTCTACGTCAGCGTCGAGGAGCGCATCGTGGAAGACCCGAAGGTGCAGAAGGAAACCGTCGGCCTGGGCAAGATGCTCCAGTCCGTGTTCTCCAACCGTGCCCTGCTCGGCCTCATCGCCGCCGCCCTGCTGCTGCTGTTGTCGATGATGTTCCTCATGGGAATGCTGGGCTACGTCTTCCTCACCTGGTTCGGTGAGGGCCGCCTCCAGTCCCCCGCCTCCCTGGCCGGCATGCTGCCCGCGCTGACCCTGATCGTGCTGGCCCCGTGGCTGGCCAAGCGTTTCGGCAAGGCCGAGACAGCCGCCGTCGCCATGTTCATCGGCGGCGCCGTCCTGCTGGTCGCCTACTTCCTGAAGATCGAGAACCCGTGGGTGTGGATCGGTTTCTACGCGGTCGCCATGTTCGCCATCAGCGTCTTCAACTACCTGGTCTGGGCATTCATCACCGACGTCATCGACTACCAGGAAGTCCGCACCGGCACCCGCGATGACGGCACCGTCTACGCGGTCTACTCCTGGGCCCGCAAGCTCGGCCAGGCAGCGGCCGGCGGCCTGATCGGCGTCGCCCTGGGCTGGATCGGCTTCGACTCCGCGATCGCCGCCGACGGAGGCGCCCAGCCGCAGGAGGCCATCGACGGAATCTACATGCTGGTCAACGTCCTTCCCGGCGTCGGCTGCATCCTCGTCGCCCTGTCCCTGATCTTCCTGTACCCGCTGAAGAAGGGTCTGGTCGAGAAGAACGTCGCCCTCCTCGCCGCCCGCCGTGGCGAAGAGGTCCCGGAGTCAGTCCGCTAG